DNA from Centroberyx gerrardi isolate f3 chromosome 20, fCenGer3.hap1.cur.20231027, whole genome shotgun sequence:
AGAGGATCAAAGCTGGTAAGGATGATGACGCATCATCTAAGAGATTGCCCATTGCCGACCTGTCAGATGTGCCTGTCCTCCCTGTCAACCCCATTCGCGTGGTGAAGAACTCCATCAGGCTTCGCCTTAACAGGCAGAAGTAGACCATCACGTGTATAGAAATTAGTTTCACCTCcccctgcctccttccctcGTCTCCCCCCattttatgttaaaaaaaaataaaaatcttaatGATTTTACAGACAtacttttgttgctgttgtgggGTAACTTTACTGAAAGCGCTGTAACTGGAAGATAATGTTTTACAATGATGTGGTGTTGCACAATGATGTTTTTTTGGAAGAAGGGGACAGTAGTGAGTATAGCCAAGATTTTGGTGCACCAAAATTCACACAGTCTAACATCATTAGTGGAACTAGCTCATGTTTTAGTACACAGCTGACCAAAATGGTGCTCACATCTGTGGGGACAAAATAGCCCAGACTTTAGTGACAGACAGCAAGGTGGACCTTGTGCATTAAAGTATCTGTACTGTCTAATTTTACATCATACAGTCCTCCAGATCTGTACCACAGTGTTGAATAGCATCATAAGAGGAAGGTAGATGACTATTTAGCAAGCAAGCAAGGTTGCTTTATATGTAGTTGTGAAATATCTTGCCAACGTCAAGCATCTTCAAGCTATAGTTTGATATTTTCACTTGGTTTTGAGTAGATTTCTACCCTTCTACCCTATTATTGgcttcattactttttttttccgcCAAATACAACATTTTTGACACTCAGTAATCTAACGAACCAGTGAGCTAATCCCATCATGCACAGTAGTGAAAGGGGCATCagattagggctgcagctatcgattattttagtaatcgagtattctacagATTAtcccatcgattaatcgagtaatcggataagaaatacttttgctttaataaagagcaatagtaaatatacaaaagagaaaagctgtccgcacgaagctgtccatacgacactgtgatttactgaaaacgaggtgaaataataattattattgatatttattactaggcctaaatatcatacaagttcataagactggctaatgtacatttatttactatgttgaagggttgccctacacctgctgaccctactcactgcaatcaaactaaactgaatatacctgctgtattggactggtgcattttaggctccaattgctacttacaccacctaatattttgctttctggggtattttatgcatcactgtgaggggagtgtgtgtgtgtgtgtgtgtgtgtgtgtgtgtgtgagtgtgtgtgtgtgtgtgtgtgtgtgtgtgtgtatgtgtgtgactgtcataataataacatgaatgaagctcaggctttcacaaattgactgcagcattttattttctgtggttattttcttgagcaaaacttagctaatttagggacatcataactagccaccatattgatttacgttcttaactagccattacatatagccataattaacgtgcattctttactagccttcatctcatcccgttttaatattaagtgctgactccgcccacccggccagtttcggcgtacgccggtagcaattacaagtggaccctatcctacagtccctgctctcagcggagggaaggagctacgctgtgtgggaagcgctgtgaccgtcagacctctctggattagacaagcaagtagagaaaaccggcatcagccgaaccaatttattgccaaatgctttgggattcaacacattaacattgcttcccatggtcagaaaaagtcggcagatttgtcgctagtcgcttttgagaaataaagtcgccaggagggtctgaaaagtcgctaagtctagcgacaaagtcgccaagttggcaacactggatccgaaactttggacactttctgtcgttttctctggcctgtctcttctcttcgcccctcgctattttctctctctttctccagcgcgttgtgcaacagtaataatcatccgtgcgaatcactgagtgtgtatatagttatatggattaaacgaagcttcgatgcaaagaatttgcatcgatgatttttagtaatcgagttactcgagtttctcgaggaatcgtttcagccctacatCAGATTAGTAATATCAACCAGGCAGCAGCCATCTTTGATGCACCTGGCCTATTACAAGTTCCTCATCAACAGGAATTATCATAAATGCTTTGATTATGTCAAATGGTTGCTGAGTGCTGGCAGAAGAATGGGAATTAGATAGTAGGGTTGACCGATTCATGATCTTCCAAGTATACATCCATTGTACAGTAACTTCTTGTCCTAAGAATACTTTTGCATGGAATATAACACGAGAGCTTTTAGAAAATCAATTTTTGAATGGGGCATTAATGATGTCCTTTGTATTACAAAACAAATGTGATatacaattctttttttttctttcattcatttggtTGCTTGGTCACATGACATTTGGAACTGAAGGACTATTGAAGAGGTTAAGACTTTAGTTTGGCTTAGCAACACAAGCTTACTTTTGTTCACTGTATTGAAAGCGTAAAGGTGTGTGAAATTTGTGTGTCTATGGTATtgcaaagaagaaagaaaacctTTAAGGGCAGAGGTCTGTTCACACTGATGTCGCATCTGAGCAAAAAATAGTAATTGAGCAATATGGCCTGTAATGTGAACgttgataccataggagataaaaataacatcaagtacaataaggtcactaaaCTTAATACTGTGTGCCACAAACACAAGTGTCACAATGGaaataatatttgaatattcTAGTGATTTTTCTTTGTTAGGGTTCCCATGTTATGTACTAAATGTTCTTATTGACCAGATCTTATTGACTAAAACATATTTTCCTTTCTAGCAAACTGAATGGAAGTTGCACAGACAAGCAGTGTTACAGTGCATCGAGCAGTTCTTGAGGAAACCTCAAGTGTTGGCAGAGCCACCGACCAGCTGCCACATCAATGCTGCTGCCTGGGGACGCTGCGTCCGAGCTCTGCTGGAACCTAAGAGTCTGGACCCGTCCCCACTTCTCATTCTACTGGATGACAACTTCTACTATCCAAGCATGAGATACGAAGTGTACCAACTTGCAAGAAAGTGTAAGcactctgctctgtctgtgtgcaggatAGGCTACTTATTGGAGCGCTCTCAGGTGGCGTTCCCTTGGTTGAACTGATTTGTTTGTGGACTGTTCACTGCAGGTTCGCTGGGGTTCTGCCAGGTGTATCTGCACTGTGCTGTGGAGTCGTGCATCAGCAGAAACCAGAGCAGGTCCCAGCCCTTACCCACCGAGGTGATACTGGAGATGGGAAAGCGCTTGGAGTCTCCAAATCCACAGAAGAACTCGTGGGAGGAGAGCAGCATTGCACTTAACAGCACAGATAATTTGCCGAAGGGGGACATGTAAGGCAGTGCAATAAGCAATTATTAACACTTACTGGTGAAGTAGTCATGACTGCTTAAACCAGATATTCATTTGTTGCCTCTGTGTCTATCTGTTTGCCTACATGGCTCGCCTTTAGCCAGAGGTTGATGGAGTTGATCTCTTCTGCACTGAGCAACCCACTGAGTCCAGTCGATGACAACGTGGAACAAAAGGCATGTCAATGTTGCTTTCCTCAAACCTGTTCAAACATGCTAGTGGAATATAAATACGCAACTTTAGAAGTGGTACATTTATCTGTTCTGTTGTCCTGTACTCTGCAGGAGGCTGACCGCCTGAAATGTGCCACTAGTGTGGTTCACCAGGCTGACCAGGCCTGTCGACGCTTGGTCTCTGAAGCCATGAAGAATGCCAGAGGTCAGTCATGAGCTACGTTAATATTACAGATTTGACATTTTGCTAACATTATGTCATAAGTGAGTGtcattaaaatgataaaataaatgattaaaatacaaacaaattgcATCCTTCTTTGTCACCCTGGGTTTAGAAAACAAAGTGCCCCCTGAACAGATGAGGTCTCTGGCAGCTGAGTTGAATGAATCCAAAACAAGATTTCTTCACAACCTGCGGAAGCAATTCCTTCAGGAAGTGCTCAGCGCCAAAGAAGTCGACATTGATGTGGAACATGTGGTGAAAACAGCTGTGGACGTTTTTGACCAAgagaaaaagaacattttaagaGTCTTCATAAATGACCATGCTTGAAGGAAGAAATATAATTActtgttcttctgtttatttaacAACAGCTGTGAATATTTTGTTGAATTTGCACAAGTGTAGATTTTATATCACATTAAGAAgacatgaatgaataaacaataCATAGGTATTTATATTTAGTTTAAATGtacaaaaaacacaactgttTTCTAGTCATAGTTTTCAGTTGGATTTGCCCATTGTGGCACGGAGTAAAACGAAAACTTGAAAATTTCTCTGCCTAATTTATCCATGTTTTATGCTTAATTAGCATACTgttaattaaatattaaataaaaaatatatatatactgtgtgtatatatatatattatatatatatatatatatatatatatatatatatatatatatatataaataaataaaacatttcaaactcTTTTGAACTTTTCTTCATCAGCTTATGGACACAAGCACTGCCACTACACATCTACCAGTTCCCCAGCAGGGCCCTGGGATCCCAAGACCAATCCCACCCAAGCAAGCACCACAGTGATGAGTTCTGTGTGGTTCCTATACTGCTGTTTTTTCACTACATATTTGCAGTTTCATccactgtataaaatgacatattTGTAAAATCCTGTGATAATAATGGGTACACTATAACTTGTTgccagcacttttttttttttctgcaataaGCAGCATGGTGGTGGAAAAGGCTGATAGGCCTGTACTTATTTATAAGACTATACTTGTTTCATGAATTTCCTTTTTATATCACTGGAGGGAAATGAGACATTTGACCAGCATTAAACCTGTCAGCCCATTGCTTTGAATAAGTAATGTTAAAGCTACATtataaagtgtgtttttaaactTGTAAACTAGCTCACATTAGCCTAGACAGGTAACAAGATAGTGCTTGTTACATAACGACTAGGTGACAAGGCAGCAAGCCAAGCACAACAAGCTGGAATGGATTAGGAAGAAGACAACGATGGTTTTGTTTcacatcattttaaatcaacacTGAATAAATTACACTGAAGCGCCATGATCAGTGATGTCTTCTTCATTTAGGACATTTAAGATTAATTCCATTGTTGATGATAGGGTCTGTAAAACTAACATTTGtctcattttcacttttctggAGGATGACATGCAAGTAA
Protein-coding regions in this window:
- the pstk gene encoding L-seryl-tRNA(Sec) kinase, coding for MDADDAASLRRPPACLCVLCGLPAAGKSTLARTVSKLAAQQGWRSTVVPYDDLIPDHAFQLKVLEDDGGLQQTQTEWKLHRQAVLQCIEQFLRKPQVLAEPPTSCHINAAAWGRCVRALLEPKSLDPSPLLILLDDNFYYPSMRYEVYQLARKCSLGFCQVYLHCAVESCISRNQSRSQPLPTEVILEMGKRLESPNPQKNSWEESSIALNSTDNLPKGDIQRLMELISSALSNPLSPVDDNVEQKEADRLKCATSVVHQADQACRRLVSEAMKNARENKVPPEQMRSLAAELNESKTRFLHNLRKQFLQEVLSAKEVDIDVEHVVKTAVDVFDQEKKNILRVFINDHA